The genomic stretch ACGGCCCGCGCGCCACTCATTCCGAGGAACATGGCCAGGCTGAGACAGACCATCTTAAACAGGAAGCTTCTCTTGGCCTTGAGAACGTCCTTAATTCCAGAAGTGTTCGTCGTCTGCAGCTTCTCTCGCATAGGTGCTATGAGAAAAGTATCAGCTGATTACTGCCATAGGACAATCGGCCAGGTGTCTCTTTTTTTTAGTTCGGAAGGATTAATACTCAAGGATACAAAGGGGGCAGGAGGGCCGTGAAAGAGTGGAAGCTATTGACTGCGGTGGCCTCCCTTCCCGTACACTCCTTGACAGGAGGTGGATCACATGGACAGGAATGAAGATATTAAGATCCTCCTTGCCGAGGAGCAGATGTTGCTCTCGAGAGAGAGAACCATGCGCTCCTGCTTGCAGACAGGGCTGGCCTTCACCTCCGTCGGTCTCGTAATCGTGAAGTTTCTCGGCGGTATTTTCTGTGCCTGCGCCGGCCTCTTTTTCGTCATCATCGGGGCTTGGCAGATCATGGAGGCCGGCAAGAGGTACCTACGCTTCCGCAAAGCCATAGTACAGCTCCGGGAAAAGGAAGCAAAACTGGGATACGATATCGGGATGATAAAGTGACCTTATCCTGATTCCTACTTCAATCCTTTTTCGTTGAAAAACGGGCCGTACTTCTTGTCCTTCCCCATGATATGATTCTTGAGCCAATCGCTGAGGAAATTCATTACGCTCGTGGAAAGGCCCACATTGCCGCTATCAAAGTCTTTCTTGAATTTGGAAACCTCTTCTATAAATTTCTTGTGTTCCACTTTATGCGTTGCCGCATCCGGATACCCGAATTTGTCAAAATATTTCTCTTCCGTCGAAAAATGAGCCACCGTATAACTGGCCAGCTCGGCAATGGTCTTGCCCAGTAGATCCTTGCCCTTCCCCACGCGCATCGCGTCACCAAGATCATTGATGAGTCTTACAAGCTTCTGATGCTGACTGTCGATTTCGCCCACGTTAACGCTCAGACTGTTGGTCCACTGCATAGCGCATTC from Syntrophorhabdales bacterium encodes the following:
- a CDS encoding bacteriohemerythrin, whose product is MQWTNSLSVNVGEIDSQHQKLVRLINDLGDAMRVGKGKDLLGKTIAELASYTVAHFSTEEKYFDKFGYPDAATHKVEHKKFIEEVSKFKKDFDSGNVGLSTSVMNFLSDWLKNHIMGKDKKYGPFFNEKGLK
- a CDS encoding DUF202 domain-containing protein; this translates as MDRNEDIKILLAEEQMLLSRERTMRSCLQTGLAFTSVGLVIVKFLGGIFCACAGLFFVIIGAWQIMEAGKRYLRFRKAIVQLREKEAKLGYDIGMIK